One Coregonus clupeaformis isolate EN_2021a chromosome 21, ASM2061545v1, whole genome shotgun sequence DNA window includes the following coding sequences:
- the LOC121535025 gene encoding zinc finger protein 644-like: MSDLTGIDEEEKDADPVIDPLDLLQDLMRNQMPLFIETLDRPQTSPLRENSSVLDVLSNTNVLSVNGPSSHQAFESDELNSLSTEKGEEKSITQLKTVQDIDTTGIWGFDVESSENSMDNYEGPLSWDPQREFMQFLWDNHDDSPVEELPKADPPSNSQRRRKRKMDMVVMVDPSEDLYSDLSLKSTKDVFDEEDQEDPLPINKVQSLRKRNKPQSPTTKKAQYPNGTVEAIKQLIFNAPARNPHEKSVAHRLRPLKGKPLTDSCSEEEPLFFPCTKCNINFKEKNHLHRHMRTHTDPPSLINIPKPFICRECGQSFRFRNSLLRHMTIHQERRERLMEEIKGMNELKDEGTDARLQCPQCTFGTNCPNTFVQHAKTHEKDKRYYDCKTCNYMAVTVLELERHENKEHSLCKNQDEPDKPRVFRSKEDDKTPHSYSCNHCSYGTSSKNIFKNHLEIRHNQTYKEYEVFQSRERNEYAQPPSEKHLPIRKPTVVNSFSSELTSKLSVKKLAIRKRTDFPCDSNDISDLFKKDKIVHRAQRGFKSQPTESKLDKSINNLLSRQRRDNQRNKDFDVTTGFSFVEDTNGDIDHDFGRISENPNSSSNGHKRLLASKLENNILNSGCDSGLSEGISADLNSKHVSKLVIKMPVMKKLPSKRKMSTPYHNTVDQDSCLILPKHLQSPVEEMEEEDSDNKDIFQYSDDATDANNKILDKSEIKQEKPYIGNSFSRRMSMKGVLGTSEDLFEKGQDRHSQQKPVIKEECIETQVFGENLAPNSVPLSESFLDADSEGGGERKTCPYCPAEFESGVGLSNHVRGHLHRVGLNYNARHVVSREQVASQDRKPRIRRRMGAIRLKKAPKFGSEGTPVQGHSCPLCGDSFDNKTGLSNHVRGHLKRLGKTIATKSKSPMLLLRELMRDKREFQRALQILGKKRIPSHSRIPSKQATSNHLTSPKRNLIQNLYNNAKPLVPMYSLSGETLDKKQAETKLEVKGSLSSALIGILKKRKCQEDSKLRTSSQTARNALSVSPTSEHSRGAQVNSTLSNSTSEKGEFNRKVCVHCNATFHSGVSLSNHLRAYAKRKRTALLEGTTYDCKQRRQRSRPGSKKKTSPTMPHAPEEMYRLTCRFCDLVFQGPLSVQEDWIKHLQRHIMNASVPHTGAGMREVTSLPRDPSSPTSDRQTPSLATHTAS; the protein is encoded by the exons ATGTCTGATCTGACCGGTATTGATGAAGAGGAGAAAGATGCAGATCCTGTGATCGACCCCTTAGATCTCCTTCAAGATCTAATGAGAAATCAGATGCCCTTGTTTATAGAAACATTGGACAGACCTCAGACATCTCCTCTGAGAGAAAATAGCAGTGTCCTTGATGTTCTCTCAAACACAAATGTGTTGTCTGTGAATGGACCTTCTTCACACCAAGCCTTCGAATCAGATGAACTCAACAGCTTGTCAACAGAAAAGGGGGAGGAAAAGAGTATTACTCAGTTGAAGACTGTGCAGGACATTGACACTACAGGGATATGGGGTTTCGATGTGGAATCTTCAGAGAACTCAATGGATAATTATGAGGGTCCCCTGAGCTGGGACCCTCAGAGAGAATTCATGCAGTTTCTGTGGGACAACCACGATGATTCTCCCGTGGAGGAGCTACCAAAGGCAGATCCTCCCTCAAACAGCCAAAGGAGGAGGAAACGCAAAATGGACATGGTGGTCATGGTAGATCCCTCAGAGGATCTTTACTCTGATTTGAGCCTCAAGTCAACAAAGGATGTGTTTGATGAAGAGGATCAAGAAGACCCTCTTCCCATCAACAAGGTCCAATCCTTGAGAAAACGCAACAAACCTCAATCACCGACAACGAAAAAAGCACAGTATCCCAATGGAACTGTAGAGGCCATCAAGCAACTTATTTTCAATGCGCCTGCAAGAAATCCACATGAAAAAAGCGTGGCTCACAGGCTTAGACCGCTGAAAGGGAAACCTCTGACTGACTCTTGTTCAGAGGAGGAGCCATTGTTTTTTCCTTGCACAAAGTGCAACATCAATTTCAAGGAGAAGAACCATCTGCACCGGCACATGAGGACTCACACAGATCCGCCCAGTCTGATCAACATTCCAAAGCCTTTTATATGCAGAGAGTGTGGCCAGTCGTTCCGCTTTCGCAATTCCCTCCTTCGACATATGACCATTCaccaggagagaagagagagactcaTGGAGGAGATCAAGGGCATGAATGAATTGAAGGATGAGGGCACAGATGCAAGGCTACAGTGCCCCCAGTGCACTTTTGGAACAAATTGTCCAAATACATTTGTTCAACATGCCAAGACTCATGAGAAGGACAAGCGGTACTACGACTGTAAGACTTGTAACTATATGGCTGTGACTGTGTTGGAACTTGAGAGACACGAGAACAAAGAACACAGTCTCTGTAAAAACCAGGACGAGCCAGATAAACCCAGAGTGTTTAGGTCAAAGGAAGATGATAAAACACCTCATTCCTACTCCTGTAACCATTGTTCTTATGGCACCTCAAGCAAAAACATCTTTAAAAATCATCTTGAGATTCGTCATAATCAGACATACAAGGAATATGAagttttccagagtagagaaAGAAATGAGTATGCACAACCACCTTCTGAGAAACACCTCCCCATTAGAAAACCCACAGTAGTAAATTCATTTTCTTCAGAGCTGACATCAAAATTATCTGTGAAAAAACTGGCTATCAGAAAAAGAACAGATTTTCCTTGTGATTCAAATGACATTTCTGATCTTTTCAAAAAGGATAAGATAGTTCACAGAGCGCAAAGGGGCTTCAAGTCTCAACCCACAGAGTCAAAACTTGACAAGTCAATAAATAATCTGTTGTCTCGACAAAGACGTGACAATCAGAGGAATAAAGACTTTGATGTCACCACAGGGTTTTCTTTTGTCGAGGACACAAATGGTGACATTGATCATGATTTTGGACGAATTTCAGAAAATCCCAATTCTTCTTCAAATGGCCACAAACGTTTATTGGCATCTAAGTTGGAGAATAATATCTTAAATTCTGGATGTGATTCCGGTTTAAGTGAAGGTATTAGTGCAGACCTCAACAGCAAGCATGTCTCTAAACTTGTCATAAAAATGCCAGTTATGAAAAAATTACCTTCCAAAAGAAAAATGTCCACCCCTTATCACAATACCGTTGACCAGGACTCTTGCTTAATTTTACCAAAACATTTGCAAAGTCCGGTggaggagatggaagaggaagacaGTGATAATAAGGATATCTTCCAGTATAGTGATGACGCCACAGATGCCAACAACAAAATTCTCGATAAAAGTGAAATCAAGCAAGAGAAACCGTACATTGGTAATTCCTTTAGCAGAAGAATGTCTATGAAGGGAGTCCTTGGAACCTCTGAAGACCTGTTTGAGAAAGGTCAAGACAGGCATTCTCAGCAGAAGCCTGTTATCAAGGAAGAGTGCATAGAAACACAGGTTTTTGGAGAGAACCTTGCGCCCAACTCGGTGCCACTAAGTGAATCCTTTTTAGATGCTGATTCGGAAGGTGGTGGGGAACGGAAGACCTGTCCTTACTGTCCTGCAGAGTTCGAGTCAGGTGTGGGATTATCCAATCACGTGAGAGGACATCTGCATAGAGTTGGACTGAATTACAATGCACGCCATGTGGTATCACGAGAGCAGGTGGCTTCTCAAGACAGGAAACCTCGCATCCGTCGAAGGATGGGTGCAATACGACTGAAAAAAG CACCCAAGTTTGGGTCTGAGGGCACTCCTGTCCAAGGGCACTCCTGTCCATTATGTGGGGACTCTTTTGATAATAAGACTGGGCTATCTAACCATGTTCGGGGCCATCTGAAACGGCTCGGGAAAACCATTGCCACTAAGTCCAAGTCCCCAATGTTGTTGCTCCGGGAGCTGATGCGTGACAAGAGAGAGTTCCAGAGAGCTCTGCAGATTCTGGGCAAGAAACGGATCCCCTCCCATTCCAGAATCCCCTCAAAGCAGGCCACCTCTAATCACCTGACATCCCCTAAACGGAATCTCATTCAGAACCTCTACAACAATGCCAAACCACTGGTGCCCATGTATTCTCTATCAGGGGAAACATTGGATAAGAAACAGGCAGAGACTAAGTTGGAGGTAAAGGGTTCACTCTCGAGTGCCTTGATAGGAATTCTGAAGAAGAGGAAGTGTCAGGAGGACTCAAAGTTGAGAACTTCATCTCAAACGGCAAGAAACGCCCTGTCAGTTTCCCCCACCAGCGAGCACAGTAGAGGAGCACAAGTCAACTCAACACTCTCAAACTCTACATCGG AGAAAGGTGAATTCAACAGGAAGGTGTGTGTCCATTGCAATGCAACCTTCCACAGCGGTGTTAGTCTGTCCAATCACTTGCGGGCATACGCAAAGCGAAAGAGGACTGCCTTGCTGGAGGGAACAA CGTATGACTGTAAACAAAGGAGGCAGAGATCAAGGCCTGGTTCCAAGAAGAAGACGTCCCCCACTATGCCACACGCACCAGAGGAGATGTATAGACTAACCTGCAG ATTCTGTGACCTAGTCTTCCAGGGTCCCTTGTCGGTCCAGGAGGACTGGATAAAGCATCTACAAAGGCACATTATGAACGCCAGTGTCCCCCACACAGGAGCAGGCATGAGGGAGGTCACCTCACTGCCCAGGgacccctcctcccccacctctgACAGACAGACCCCATCACTGGCAACTCACACTGCCTCCTAA